The genomic region CGGCGGTGGTGCTCGCGGGCGGGGAGCGGGCGGTCGGGCCGGGGCCGCGCGTGCTCGCGACGCGGTCGATCTTCTACCCGGACAGCGAGCGGGTCATGGGCTGGGACGTGGTGGAGGGCGGCTTCAAGGTGGTGCTGGCCGCGTCGGTGCCGCAGATCGTCCGCGAGCACGTCGGCGGCGACGTGGACCGGTTCCTCGCCGACGCCGGCCTGACGCGGCGGCAGATCCGGCACTGGGTGGCGCACACCGGCGGGCCGAAGGTGCTCGAGGCCTTCGAGACCTCGCTCGAGCTGCCGGAGGGCGCCCTGGCGCGGAGCTGGCGATCCCTGTCCGAGGTCGGGAACCTCTCCTCGGCCTCGGTGCTCTTCGTGCTCGGGGAGCTGCTCGACGCGGGGGAGGCGCGGCCGGGGGACCTCGGCCTGCTCCTCGCCATGGGGCCGGGCTTCTGCGCCGAGCTGGTGCTCCTGCAATGGTGAACAACGCGCTGCCCGGGATGGTCCTCGCCTCGGCCGTGGCCGCCGAGCGCGGGGTCGAGCTCTGGCTCTCGGCCCGCAACGCCCGGCGGCTCCGGCGGGCGGGGGCGGTGGAGGCGGGGCGGGCGCACTACCCGGCGATGGTGGCGTTCCACGCCGCGCTCCTCGCGGCCTGCCTCGCCTGGCCGCTCCTCGGGGGCGAGCGGCCGAGGCTCGCGGTGGCGATCCCCGCGGTGGTCGCGGTGCTGCTCGCGCAGGCGCTGCGCTGGTGGGCGGTCGCCACGCTGGGCGGGCGGTGGACGACGCGCGTGCTGGTGCTCCCGGGAGCGCCCCCGGTGACCGGCGGGCCCTACCGCTTCTTCCACCACCCCAACTACCTGGCCGTCGCCGTCGAGGTGGCCGCGCTGCCGCTCTCGGTGGGCGCGTGGATCGTCGCGCTCGCCGCGACGCTCCTCAACGCGGCGCTCATGGCAGTGCGGATCCCCGAGGAGGAGCGCGCGCTCGGGCCGGCCTGGGCGGAGGCCTTTGCGGGCGCGGAGCCCGTCGCGGCGCCGCGGGCCGCCCCGCCCCAGCCCTCCCCGCCC from Anaeromyxobacter paludicola harbors:
- a CDS encoding isoprenylcysteine carboxylmethyltransferase family protein; the protein is MVNNALPGMVLASAVAAERGVELWLSARNARRLRRAGAVEAGRAHYPAMVAFHAALLAACLAWPLLGGERPRLAVAIPAVVAVLLAQALRWWAVATLGGRWTTRVLVLPGAPPVTGGPYRFFHHPNYLAVAVEVAALPLSVGAWIVALAATLLNAALMAVRIPEEERALGPAWAEAFAGAEPVAAPRAAPPQPSPPERGGGAPGGLEDGGSPRAPLPLSRGAGDGQGGGGGG